The following are from one region of the Paenibacillus sp. JZ16 genome:
- the pfkA gene encoding 6-phosphofructokinase — MAEVKKIAVLTSGGDSQGMNAALRAVVRSGLYYGLEVYGIQRGYQGLLENDIVKMDLRSVGDIIQRGGTILRSARCEEFKTAEGQQKGADILNQHGIDGLVVIGGDGSYHGANKLSKLGIKTMGLPGTIDNDISYTDYTIGFDTAVSVVVDAVNKLRDTMSSHARSSVVEVMGRHCGDIALHAGLASGAETILVPEVEYNLDEVATRLRENFAKGKRHSIIIVAEGVGRGEDIVCDLKECHASIDARVTVLGHIQRGGAPTPFDRNLASRLGDFAVRSLIDGQSDKGCGIIKGELVLTDIDKVVNTKKEFNRELYDLALRLSQ; from the coding sequence ATGGCAGAGGTTAAAAAAATTGCAGTTCTTACAAGTGGTGGCGATTCCCAAGGGATGAACGCGGCGCTTCGCGCCGTTGTGCGCAGCGGTCTGTATTATGGTCTTGAAGTATATGGAATTCAGCGTGGTTACCAAGGACTTCTGGAGAACGACATCGTCAAAATGGATCTTCGCAGCGTAGGGGATATTATCCAGCGCGGAGGCACGATCCTTCGTTCCGCCCGCTGTGAAGAGTTCAAGACGGCGGAAGGACAGCAGAAGGGTGCCGACATTCTGAATCAGCACGGCATCGACGGCTTGGTCGTTATCGGAGGGGACGGCTCTTACCACGGGGCGAACAAGCTCAGCAAACTCGGAATCAAAACCATGGGCCTTCCGGGCACGATTGATAACGATATTTCCTATACGGACTATACAATCGGCTTTGATACAGCTGTGAGCGTCGTTGTAGACGCCGTTAATAAATTGCGTGACACGATGTCTTCCCATGCGCGCTCCTCCGTTGTAGAGGTTATGGGACGCCACTGCGGCGACATTGCGCTCCATGCGGGCCTTGCTTCAGGCGCAGAGACCATTCTGGTGCCGGAAGTGGAGTACAACCTTGATGAAGTGGCAACCCGTTTGCGCGAGAATTTCGCAAAAGGCAAGCGTCACAGTATCATCATCGTAGCGGAAGGCGTCGGACGCGGCGAGGACATCGTATGTGATCTTAAAGAGTGCCATGCCTCGATCGATGCACGGGTAACGGTGCTCGGACATATCCAGCGCGGTGGAGCTCCAACTCCGTTTGACCGGAACCTGGCAAGCCGTCTTGGCGATTTTGCGGTTCGCAGTCTGATTGACGGCCAATCCGATAAAGGATGCGGTATCATCAAGGGCGAGCTGGTCCTCACGGATATTGACAAGGTCGTTAACACGAAGAAAGAATTTAACCGTGAGCTTTACGACTTGGCATTGCGGTTGTCCCAATAA
- a CDS encoding tetraprenyl-beta-curcumene synthase family protein: MNNQELSRKVPRSPVGLMSRVYKFILPEVRIELEKWRREAEQIPDEELQKQALASIDTKRFHCQGGAVYAAANLPEKHILIPLIVAYQTISDYLDNLCDRSTSLDPADFRQLHQSMLDAVSPETEPADYYALRTEREDGGYLLRLVQKCRDCIGQLSGYEAAKPYIRDLAGLYTDLQVYKHIHPDKREAALLEWWSQHAHRTPHLRWNEFAAATGSTLGVFMLFLAATDPFLDDEDASSIHASYFPNVCSLHIMLDYLIDQDEDRLGGDLNFCNYYEDADTMLNRIASIVEWARKDVRTIPSTPFHRMIIEGLLALYLSDPKVSEQQLVRSVSKRLMKKSPMTRIFFYVNSRWIRKHKHE, encoded by the coding sequence TTGAATAATCAAGAGCTAAGCCGTAAGGTTCCGCGCAGTCCGGTCGGGCTGATGAGCCGGGTGTACAAATTCATACTCCCGGAAGTGCGAATCGAATTGGAGAAGTGGCGCCGGGAGGCTGAGCAAATTCCGGATGAGGAGCTACAAAAGCAGGCACTGGCCAGTATAGATACCAAAAGATTTCACTGCCAGGGCGGCGCGGTGTATGCCGCAGCCAATCTGCCGGAGAAGCATATTCTCATTCCATTGATTGTAGCTTACCAGACAATTAGCGATTATCTCGATAATTTATGTGACCGTAGTACTTCGCTGGACCCAGCGGATTTCAGACAGCTCCATCAGTCGATGCTGGATGCCGTTTCGCCTGAGACTGAGCCGGCCGATTATTACGCCCTCCGGACCGAAAGGGAGGATGGAGGTTACCTTCTCCGTCTTGTGCAGAAATGCCGGGATTGTATCGGTCAATTATCAGGATATGAAGCGGCAAAGCCCTATATAAGGGATTTGGCTGGGCTGTATACCGATTTGCAGGTATACAAGCACATCCATCCGGATAAGAGGGAAGCGGCATTGCTTGAATGGTGGTCCCAGCATGCCCACCGGACACCGCATCTGCGGTGGAACGAGTTTGCGGCAGCAACGGGATCAACCTTGGGCGTGTTCATGCTATTCTTGGCTGCAACCGATCCGTTTCTGGATGACGAGGATGCTTCGTCCATTCATGCGTCTTATTTTCCGAATGTATGCAGTCTCCACATTATGCTGGATTATCTTATTGATCAAGACGAAGACAGGCTGGGCGGCGATCTGAACTTTTGTAATTATTACGAAGATGCCGATACGATGCTGAACCGGATAGCTTCCATTGTTGAGTGGGCCCGGAAAGATGTCAGAACAATTCCCTCGACCCCTTTTCATCGTATGATCATTGAGGGGTTACTGGCGTTATATTTATCCGATCCAAAAGTCAGCGAGCAGCAACTGGTTCGCTCTGTATCCAAGCGTTTGATGAAGAAGAGTCCGATGACCCGGATTTTTTTCTACGTCAACAGCCGATGGATTCGCAAGCATAAGCATGAGTGA
- a CDS encoding MFS transporter encodes MKLPATPRPDQNWLRAFMFTIFGTTALVISYFPLYFKEIGFSSTQIGYLYAIGPLISMFSNMIWSYTSDKYRTIKRIMNILIIGQLVTMLVLWQVASFGVVLITISLFYFFYYPVYPLADTMAIQTAQRYGRSFTVIRVFGSLGYAFFALAIGYAISAAGASATLAIGIGIGVFTLLCSFLLRDGVAAKSEPVELAALLKILRSKEILWFFGCTFCLAIAHRMNEAFLTLTLSELGAGEGLIGWSLMVSAASEIPIFFLLSKYGDKMKELPLLTFASLMFALRFLLMALAADPLSVLAVQSLHSITFGVFYVTAVRYITRIIPWQYRATGMALFIIFWSSVSGLLSGAFGGLLFEAAGRPAFYQLAALLAFIAGLGFLYRHLFAKPEDMNVGGISA; translated from the coding sequence ATGAAACTTCCCGCTACGCCCAGACCGGATCAGAACTGGCTGCGCGCCTTTATGTTTACGATATTTGGCACGACAGCCCTTGTCATTTCCTATTTTCCGCTATATTTCAAAGAAATCGGCTTCAGCAGCACGCAGATCGGTTATCTGTATGCCATCGGCCCGCTTATATCCATGTTCTCCAATATGATTTGGAGTTACACCAGTGACAAATACCGGACCATCAAACGCATCATGAACATTCTCATTATCGGACAGCTTGTCACGATGCTTGTTTTATGGCAGGTTGCAAGCTTCGGCGTAGTATTAATCACAATCAGTTTATTTTATTTTTTCTACTACCCGGTCTATCCCCTGGCGGATACGATGGCCATCCAAACGGCACAGAGGTACGGACGCAGCTTTACCGTTATTCGCGTATTCGGCTCACTCGGCTACGCGTTCTTCGCGCTTGCCATCGGATATGCCATCAGTGCCGCGGGTGCGTCGGCCACATTGGCTATCGGCATCGGCATCGGCGTATTCACGCTGCTCTGCTCGTTTCTTCTCCGCGACGGAGTTGCTGCCAAGTCGGAGCCTGTCGAGCTGGCAGCCCTTCTCAAAATATTGCGTTCCAAAGAAATATTGTGGTTCTTCGGCTGCACCTTCTGTCTTGCCATCGCCCACCGGATGAATGAAGCCTTTCTTACGCTTACCTTATCCGAGCTGGGAGCGGGTGAAGGACTCATCGGCTGGTCCTTGATGGTCTCGGCTGCCAGCGAGATCCCGATTTTCTTCCTCTTGAGCAAGTATGGCGACAAGATGAAGGAGCTGCCTCTGCTGACTTTTGCAAGCCTGATGTTCGCGCTCCGTTTTCTGCTCATGGCCCTTGCGGCTGACCCGTTGTCCGTGCTTGCGGTTCAATCGCTTCACAGCATTACCTTCGGCGTGTTCTATGTAACCGCGGTGCGCTATATTACAAGGATCATTCCTTGGCAGTACCGCGCGACCGGCATGGCTCTATTCATTATCTTCTGGTCAAGCGTTTCAGGACTTCTCAGCGGAGCCTTCGGCGGTCTGCTGTTCGAGGCGGCGGGAAGACCGGCCTTTTACCAGCTCGCAGCCCTCCTGGCCTTTATCGCCGGTCTCGGTTTTCTTTACCGGCACCTTTTTGCCAAGCCGGAGGATATGAATGTCGGCGGAATCAGCGCTTGA
- a CDS encoding cold shock domain-containing protein: MKGTVKWFNAEKGYGFISVEGGEDVFVHFSAIQEEGFKSLEEGQAVEFDITEGNRGPQAANVTKL, from the coding sequence TTGAAAGGTACAGTTAAATGGTTTAACGCAGAAAAAGGTTACGGCTTCATTTCCGTTGAAGGTGGCGAGGATGTATTCGTACACTTCTCCGCAATTCAAGAAGAAGGCTTCAAGAGTTTGGAAGAAGGTCAAGCGGTTGAGTTCGACATCACTGAAGGTAACCGTGGTCCTCAAGCAGCCAACGTAACAAAACTGTAA
- the pepF gene encoding oligoendopeptidase F has protein sequence MEQLLKRADVPKEHQWKLEDLFADQKAWDASYAELKNLLKRTADYQGKLTNAASIKECFELEDEISYHAERLYVYAHMHHDEDTANPTYQALSAKAKKLNVEAGEALSFITPEILSLSETELDKLIEDPTLKEFKFTLSEMKREKAHVLSKTEEALLAQVGNLSSAPQTIFGMLNNADMKFPKIKNEDGKEVELTHGNYIQFLESPNREVRERAFKAVYETYGKQKNTIAATLNANVNKNIFYSRVRKYPSVLEMALYGDNIPKEVYTNLIDTIHESLPLLHRYMELRKKLLGVDELHMYDLFAPLVEEYKWDITYEEAKQMTKEGLTPLGEDYLSSLQAGYDNGWIDVYENENKRTGAYSWGAYGTHPYVLLNHKDNLNSMFTLAHEMGHALHSYYSDNALKYRDAQYTIFLAEVASTTNEALLMDYLLKNAKDPKQKMYLLTYYADQFRTTVFRQTMFAEFEKIVHERAEGGESLTPQDLSDIYYELNVKYHGKGMQVDKEIGMEWARIPHFYNSFYVYKYATGFSAATSFSKQILEEGQPAVDRYLGFLKSGGSDYSINILKKAGVDMSSPEPIREAMSVFEDIISQMEQLTK, from the coding sequence ATGGAACAATTGTTAAAACGCGCTGATGTCCCTAAAGAGCATCAATGGAAGCTTGAAGATTTATTCGCTGACCAGAAGGCATGGGATGCGAGCTATGCGGAGCTGAAGAATCTTCTGAAACGCACAGCCGATTATCAAGGCAAGTTAACCAACGCGGCTTCCATTAAGGAATGCTTCGAGCTTGAGGACGAAATCTCATATCATGCCGAACGTTTATACGTATATGCGCACATGCATCATGATGAGGATACAGCAAACCCTACATATCAGGCGTTATCTGCCAAAGCCAAAAAATTGAATGTCGAAGCCGGAGAAGCCCTCTCCTTCATCACGCCGGAAATTCTGTCCTTGTCCGAAACGGAGCTTGACAAACTGATTGAAGACCCTACCCTCAAGGAATTCAAGTTTACGCTGTCCGAAATGAAACGGGAGAAGGCTCATGTTCTGTCCAAGACCGAAGAAGCGCTGCTGGCTCAGGTCGGCAACCTCTCCTCTGCGCCGCAGACCATTTTCGGCATGCTGAACAATGCGGATATGAAATTCCCGAAAATCAAAAACGAGGACGGCAAGGAAGTCGAGCTCACGCACGGCAACTATATTCAATTCCTGGAAAGTCCGAACCGCGAAGTTCGCGAGCGTGCTTTCAAAGCCGTGTACGAAACCTATGGCAAGCAGAAGAACACGATTGCGGCTACGCTGAATGCCAATGTAAACAAAAACATTTTCTATTCCCGCGTGCGCAAGTACCCTTCCGTTCTGGAAATGGCGCTCTATGGCGATAACATTCCGAAGGAAGTCTACACCAACCTGATCGATACCATTCACGAGAGCCTGCCGCTCCTCCACCGCTACATGGAGCTCCGCAAGAAGCTGCTGGGCGTGGATGAGCTTCACATGTACGATTTGTTCGCACCGCTTGTAGAAGAGTATAAGTGGGATATCACTTACGAAGAAGCGAAGCAAATGACCAAGGAAGGCCTGACGCCGCTTGGTGAAGATTATCTGAGCAGCCTGCAGGCGGGATATGACAACGGCTGGATCGATGTATACGAGAACGAGAACAAACGGACTGGCGCATACAGCTGGGGCGCTTACGGCACCCACCCATATGTGCTGCTGAACCATAAAGATAACCTGAACAGCATGTTTACCCTTGCACATGAGATGGGTCATGCGCTTCACTCTTACTATTCCGACAACGCTCTGAAATACCGTGACGCCCAGTACACCATCTTCCTGGCTGAAGTGGCATCTACAACGAACGAAGCGTTGCTGATGGATTACCTGCTGAAAAACGCCAAGGATCCGAAGCAGAAAATGTACCTGCTCACCTACTATGCCGATCAATTCCGGACCACGGTATTCCGTCAAACGATGTTTGCCGAGTTCGAGAAGATTGTGCACGAACGCGCGGAAGGCGGCGAATCCCTTACTCCTCAGGATCTATCCGACATCTATTATGAGCTGAACGTGAAATATCACGGTAAAGGCATGCAGGTAGACAAGGAGATCGGAATGGAATGGGCGCGAATTCCCCATTTCTACAACAGCTTCTATGTTTACAAATATGCGACCGGCTTCTCGGCCGCGACCAGCTTCTCCAAGCAAATCCTTGAGGAAGGCCAGCCTGCCGTTGACCGTTACCTCGGCTTCCTGAAGAGCGGCGGCAGCGATTACTCCATTAACATCCTCAAGAAGGCCGGCGTTGATATGTCCTCACCGGAGCCGATTCGTGAAGCGATGAGCGTGTTTGAAGACATCATCAGCCAAATGGAGCAATTGACGAAATAA
- a CDS encoding LapA family protein has translation MKIQWSLIAALLFALITAVFAVINVNPVAVNLLFGTVNVPLILLIIGCSLIGGLIVGTFGIYRQYQMQKEIRSLAEQLIHIREVTGYTPEVQAAEEESKKEQKDAPAE, from the coding sequence ATGAAAATTCAATGGTCGCTAATCGCAGCCTTATTGTTTGCCCTGATTACGGCTGTATTCGCCGTCATCAATGTCAATCCGGTCGCAGTGAATCTATTATTCGGCACAGTCAATGTACCGCTGATTCTGCTGATTATCGGGTGCTCGCTGATCGGGGGACTCATTGTCGGCACGTTCGGCATTTACCGTCAATATCAAATGCAGAAGGAGATCCGTTCGTTAGCCGAGCAACTTATACATATCCGTGAAGTAACGGGATACACCCCTGAAGTACAAGCTGCGGAAGAGGAAAGCAAGAAAGAACAGAAGGACGCCCCCGCTGAATAG
- a CDS encoding M42 family metallopeptidase yields the protein MAIQPNETYVLNLLKELLDTPSPTGYTHDIMKRIEQEAATLDVSLEWNEKGGAILSVPGQDGSRTVGLSAHVDTLGAMVRAVKSEGTLRLTSVGGYMMNSIENEYCIIHTRSGKKYTGTILSTHPSVHVYSDARDFKRQEAHMEVRIDEMVESADDVKKLGIGVGDFVSFDARAVITPSGYIKSRHLDDKASVAALFGLLESMKRDNWKPKHNVKLLISNYEEVGHGAAYIPADINEMIAVDMGCIGDDLSCKETDVSICAKDSSGPYDYDMTSRLIQLAESEGIAYAVDIYPHYGSDASAALSAGSNIKAALIGPGVHASHAMERTHKQAVLNTVKLLAAYVS from the coding sequence GTGGCGATACAACCGAATGAAACTTATGTGCTGAACCTGCTAAAAGAACTGCTCGATACACCGAGCCCAACCGGATATACCCATGACATCATGAAGCGGATCGAACAGGAAGCCGCAACGCTTGATGTTTCGCTCGAATGGAATGAAAAAGGCGGCGCCATTCTGTCCGTTCCCGGACAAGACGGCAGCCGTACGGTTGGTCTGAGCGCCCATGTGGACACGCTTGGCGCGATGGTTCGTGCCGTGAAATCAGAGGGCACGCTCCGTCTTACCTCCGTTGGCGGATACATGATGAACAGCATTGAGAATGAATACTGCATCATCCATACCCGCAGCGGCAAGAAATATACGGGCACGATCCTGTCCACGCATCCTTCCGTCCACGTATACAGCGATGCACGCGATTTCAAGCGCCAGGAAGCCCATATGGAGGTCCGGATCGACGAAATGGTGGAGTCGGCCGATGATGTGAAGAAACTCGGCATCGGGGTTGGAGATTTTGTTTCCTTTGATGCCCGTGCGGTCATTACGCCAAGCGGTTACATCAAATCGCGCCATCTGGATGACAAAGCCAGCGTCGCTGCCCTCTTCGGCTTGCTCGAAAGCATGAAGCGGGATAACTGGAAACCTAAACATAATGTAAAGCTTCTCATTTCGAACTATGAAGAAGTGGGACATGGCGCGGCTTACATTCCTGCCGACATCAATGAGATGATTGCGGTCGATATGGGCTGCATCGGCGATGACCTAAGCTGCAAGGAAACCGATGTATCCATCTGCGCGAAGGATTCATCCGGTCCCTATGACTATGACATGACCAGCCGTTTGATCCAGCTGGCCGAAAGCGAAGGCATTGCGTATGCGGTGGATATCTACCCTCATTACGGCTCTGACGCTTCTGCAGCACTTTCCGCGGGCAGCAACATCAAGGCCGCGCTGATCGGTCCGGGCGTCCATGCATCCCATGCCATGGAAAGAACGCATAAACAAGCCGTTCTTAACACCGTAAAGCTGCTGGCGGCCTACGTCAGTTGA